Sequence from the Corallococcus soli genome:
CTAGGGCTGCTCCACGCTGGCCTCGGCGGTGATGTCCACCTCTCCCCGCTCGGGGATCCGCACCTGCCGGGCTGGGAAGGCGCTCCCGCCGCGTCCGCCAGTCTTGCGCGTTTGCAGCACGTATTCTCCCGCCTCCACTCCCCGGAGGAGGGTGTTCCCTGTGGGCGCCGTGGCTTCGTAGGACCGGCGGCGTCGGTCCTGGGGCGCCAGGAAGAAGCGCGCGGGCACGGGCCGTCCGTTCGCGTCCCGGGCCGACAGCCGCACCCTCGCGGCGGGGTCCAGGGACACCGTGAGCGGCTCCTGGGAGCGCACCTCGAGGCTGACGGGAAGGAAACCCTCGATGGACAGGTCCAGGGTGAATGGCGGCGGCGGCAGGGTCGGCAGCTCGTGGACCCCGTCGCGGAAGACGGGCTGCTCGGGCACGGCCCTGATGCGGGCGGGTCCTCCTGTGACGGGCTCCTGGAACTGCGCGTAAAGGCCCTTCGTCTGGGTGACGGGGGCTCCGCTCTCCTCGTCCCGCAGGTGGAGCCGCAGCGTCCAGGGACGGGGAAGGGTCAGCGTGCCCAGGTCCACGTCCGTGCCTTCCTCCCAGGTCGCGGTCTGCCGCAGGGGCGCGAAGCCGGGCGCGCTCAGCGTGAGGGTATGGGGGCCAGAGCCGGTGACGGGGATGGCGAAGGTGCCGTCGTCATGGGTCACCGGCTCCAGGGCCTGGAAGTTCGAATCCCCCACCGCCCTGAAAGTGGTGACGGCCTTGCCGTCCGGATCCACGAGCCGGCCCTTCAAGTGGCCGTGGCGCGCCAGCACCAGCCGCACCTGCTCCGCTTGGGCCTCTGCCCAGAAGCGCTTTTCCTCCGCGTCGAAGGTGCCTCCCTGGGAGCGCTCCGCGCGAAAGGCGTAGCCCGGCAGGCTCGCGTCCAGCGCGTAGCGAGGGGCCGTCAGGTGGCGCAGCGTGAAGCGGCCATCCGGACCCGAGCGGATGCCGGCGAGCCCCAGGATGCCCCCCATCCCCTCGTCGAACTGGTTCCAGGCGTCGTCATCCTCTGGCGTCGTCGCGGAGATCAGGACGCCCGCGAGCGGCTGACCCGTCCCATCCACCGCCACCCCGGAGAGGGTGCGGCCTTCTTCCAGGCGCAGGGTCACGTCCAGCCGCTCGTGCTTCTGGAGTTCGATGCGCTGGGACACCCGCTCGTTCATCCACTCCCGGGAGACGGTCGCCTCCAGCACGTAGCGCCCGGGCCGGAGGCCCTGCAGGAGGAAGGCCCCCGGACCGTCCGTCTCGCCGTAGCGCGTCCCCGCTCCGTCCTCGTCGTCGCCTGCACCCGCCTCCTCTTCTTCCCGCACCAGTCGGATGGAGGCCTGGCGCACCGGCAACCCCTGCGCATCCGTGACGTGCCCCGACACCGACGCGCCCCGGTTCATCACCAGTCTCAAGGACGTGGCGGGCACCTGGACCTCAAGCGCGCTGGGAATGAAGGCGCCGTCCTCGGCGATGATCCACCCGGAGTCCGCTTCCGGAGCGTCCAGGACGAAGTGCCCGTCCGCGTCCGTCAGCGTGACGTCCTCGGGAGCGCAGCCCCTGCCCCTGTCGCCGCAGTAGTGAAGCCCCACGGAGATGCCCGCGAGCGGTTGACCCTCCGCATCAACGACGGTGCCTTCGGCGGAGGCCGCGCGAGGCAGCGTGAAGTCCAGCGGGCCCTGTCCCCGGCCCAGGGCCTGGTTCGCGAGCTCCAGGTCCAGGTGACGGGCCGCTTCAATCTTGAACGCATGGGGGCCGGCGCGCAGGGGCCCCAGCCGGTAGCGCCCTGATGCGCTCGTCACGGTGGTGGCCTCCGCGGACGCCGGACCTCCGTCCTCCCGGAAGGTGCTCACCTTCGCCCCCGCGATGGGGCGGCCGGTGTCGTCACTCACGGTGCCGTCGACGTACACGCCGGGCTGGAGCTGGAGCACCACGTCCTGCGCGGGCGGTGACACGGTGAGCGTGGCGAACGCACCCAGTTGGACCGTGCCGGCGTTGAGCTGATGCGGAAGCTCAGGCACGTCGTCGAAGGAGAACCGGCCGGCCCCGTCGGTTGTGGTGAGCTGCTCCGTCGCCAGCTCCGTGTCGCCGTCGAGCAGGACCAGGAGCCCCGCCGCGGGACTTCCATCCACGGCC
This genomic interval carries:
- a CDS encoding carboxypeptidase-like regulatory domain-containing protein; translation: MGKRTTGLWASAGVLAVVALLAVFFWGSGPRRSGPASPPSTPPAASGMPVPLRPVITTAPQPAGSSRITGRVRDARGQVAGARVSASRPEPWRTLSELPCPTTVEGQEELPVGLRDCGIEYRRMLLELVGARLGEAPVFAEVTTDAEGRFVLEGLPEGSVTLWALSETGAGMQPHVPVGREGVELQLEEGRFVKGTVTARDGTTPIPDARVTVIAPEHTRFFDAVADAQGRFHLGPLPLGRYSVFIAAEGWAPRFIQDLDQEGPLAPVTLARASRLAGRVVAVDGSPAAGLLVLLDGDTELATEQLTTTDGAGRFSFDDVPELPHQLNAGTVQLGAFATLTVSPPAQDVVLQLQPGVYVDGTVSDDTGRPIAGAKVSTFREDGGPASAEATTVTSASGRYRLGPLRAGPHAFKIEAARHLDLELANQALGRGQGPLDFTLPRAASAEGTVVDAEGQPLAGISVGLHYCGDRGRGCAPEDVTLTDADGHFVLDAPEADSGWIIAEDGAFIPSALEVQVPATSLRLVMNRGASVSGHVTDAQGLPVRQASIRLVREEEEAGAGDDEDGAGTRYGETDGPGAFLLQGLRPGRYVLEATVSREWMNERVSQRIELQKHERLDVTLRLEEGRTLSGVAVDGTGQPLAGVLISATTPEDDDAWNQFDEGMGGILGLAGIRSGPDGRFTLRHLTAPRYALDASLPGYAFRAERSQGGTFDAEEKRFWAEAQAEQVRLVLARHGHLKGRLVDPDGKAVTTFRAVGDSNFQALEPVTHDDGTFAIPVTGSGPHTLTLSAPGFAPLRQTATWEEGTDVDLGTLTLPRPWTLRLHLRDEESGAPVTQTKGLYAQFQEPVTGGPARIRAVPEQPVFRDGVHELPTLPPPPFTLDLSIEGFLPVSLEVRSQEPLTVSLDPAARVRLSARDANGRPVPARFFLAPQDRRRRSYEATAPTGNTLLRGVEAGEYVLQTRKTGGRGGSAFPARQVRIPERGEVDITAEASVEQP